The Fragaria vesca subsp. vesca linkage group LG2, FraVesHawaii_1.0, whole genome shotgun sequence genome includes a window with the following:
- the LOC101304048 gene encoding uncharacterized protein LOC101304048, whose product MKISHLCLFLSLLIFGASSFCYADDHKTVEVVGFGECTDCAEKSIKTIHAFSGLGVTIDCKTESGNFERRGAGKFNEEGKFSVSIPKEIVKDGGLKEECYAQLHNAKATPCGAHDGLDSTKVVFISKNSDGKQTFGIAGTKLKFSPATCPSAFFWPHFKHPLPKLTKPHPFFKHPLPKLTKPHPFFKHPPIFPFPPKIYPPFPPKVTIPPFYKKPFPPKVTIPPFYKKPCPPKIPIFKKPLPPPVPVYVKPLPPPVPVYQKPLPPPVPVYKKPLPPPVPVYEKPNPPPVPVYKKPCPPPVPVKKPQPPPVPVYKKPHPPKAPKKVCPPPVPVKKPTPPPVPVYKKPLPPPVPVYTKPLPPPVPVYTKPLPPPVPVYTKPLPPPVPVYTKPLPPPIPFYKPKPHPWFKPKPHPWFKHPFLKPLPPFPKIPHHPFFKKPPPYPPQSTSPKV is encoded by the exons ATGAAGATCTCTCATCTGTGCCTCTTCTTGTCCTTGTTGATCTTTGGAGCCAGCAGCTTTTGCTACGCCGATGATCATAAGACAGTTGAGGTAGTTGGTTTTGGAGAATGTACCGACTGTGCTGAGAAGAGCATTAAGACCATTCATGCTTTTTCAG GTCTAGGTGTTACAATCGACTGCAAGACCGAAAGCGGCAACTTCGAGAGGAGAGGAGCCGGCAAGTTCAATGAGGAAGGCAAGTTTTCGGTGTCGATCCCGAAAGAGATTGTGAAAGATGGAGGATTGAAGGAGGAGTGCTATGCACAGCTCCACAATGCAAAGGCCACACCATGTGGTGCTCATGATGGACTTGATTCCACCAAAGTGGTGTTCATTTCTAAAAACAGTGATGGCAAACAAACCTTTGGAATTGCCGGTACTAAACTGAAATTCTCACCAGCTACATGCCCTTCTGCTTTCTTTTGGCCTCACTTTAAACACCCTCTTCCCAAATTGACCAAACCACACCCTTTCTTTAAACACCCTCTTCCCAAATTGACCAAACCACACCCTTTCTTTAAACACCCTCCAATTTTCCCTTTCCCTCCAAAAATTTACCCTCCATTCCCACCCAAGGTCACTATTCCTCCATTCTATAAGAAACCCTTCCCTCCCAAGGTCACTATTCCTCCATTCTATAAGAAACCCTGCCCTCCCAAGATCCCTATTTTCAAGAAGCCTCTCCCCCCACCAGTCCCAGTTTATGTAAAGCCCCTCCCTCCACCAGTCCCAGTTTACCAAAAGCCTCTCCCTCCACCAGTCCCAGTCTACAAGAAGCCACTCCCTCCACCAGTCCCAGTCTACGAGAAACCAAACCCTCCACCAGTTCCAGTCTACAAGAAACCATGCCCTCCACCAGTTCCAGTGAAGAAACCACAACCTCCACCAGTCCCAGTTTACAAAAAGCCCCATCCTCCAAAAGCACCCAAAAAAGTATGCCCTCCACCAGTCCCTGTCAAGAAGCCAACTCCACCACCAGTCCCTGTGTACAAAAAGCCACTTCCACCGCCGGTTCCGGTGTACACAAAACCGCTTCCACCGCCGGTTCCGGTGTACACAAAACCGCTTCCACCGCCGGTTCCCGTGTACACAAAACCGCTTCCACCACCTGTCCCAGTGTACACAAAACCACTGCCACCTCCAATCCCATTTTACAAGCCAAAACCGCACCCATGGTTCAAGCCAAAGCCACACCCATGGTTCAAGCACCCATTCTTGAAGCCTCTGCCTCCATTCCCCAAGATCCCTCATCATCCTTTCTTTAAGAAACCACCACCATACCCACCACAGAGTACTTCTCCCAAGGTTTAA